The window ATCTAAAATTCAAACATAGATTATATAATATGGAAACCTATGATCAAAAGggtattgaattgaattgaaaatggaTCCACATTGATTTACATTAGGAGGGCAATCTCCTACAAAGAAGGGGTTAAGAATTCAGATAGGTTTTCAAGGAGCCTGTTTCTACTAATGCAATTTCCTCATTCACCGATTTTCAGCTCGTGAAGCTTGCAGTTCTTCTTTGTGGGCGGTGAAGATGGTGGTGGCACGTGGCCCCATCATGGAAGTTCATACCATTTCAACAACCTTCATGACCTTATTCTCGAAGTTGGCGGCTTGAGTTATAGGATGAAGTTAGTGGTTGTACATTTGTTTTGAGGTGATGCCTTGATGGGGTGGTGGTGACCTTTAGTGGGTAAAGGCCATGCCTCCATGACCTTCTACTTATTTTTTAGACAAAGTAAATCCTAGTTAATATAGCAGAAAAATTAACTGAGGCTTAATAGATGTGATATTTTCAATAAGTTGGGTACTCATTGGGATTGTTTAGAAAGATTAAGATCAATTTGGAATAATATTAGAATATTGAGAATTTTGAGGTACTCAATCCATAGTTAAATTAATTAGATTTGTCAAATTTTAGTGGATAGTTTGATAATTTGGTTGACATGTGGAATTACTTTAGGGCATTAgtggaaagagaagaaaaaagtttCAAACATAATTAATACATAAATTTAGGGAGAAGGAAAGTGGGGAAGGAAAGTGAAGAAGGTAGCTATCATTCTCCCTATATTAATCTTTTGCCgtagaaaaattaaatcataCTCATATGACAATAATCAACAATATAGTGATTCTCATCATCACTTAAAAGTAGTGAACAAATAAAtggcttatttttagctatgCCCCATGAAATTCGATTTTAATTTCACTTACTCCCTGTAACTTAAAGGTTGTCACTTTACTCCATAGAACTCAAAGTTTGCTACACTTTCCCCTCTgaactctattttgatcctATTTTGCCCCCTGAAACTTGAAAATCGTCTttgtaaaactcaaaatttgctTCACATTACCTTATATATGTTAATCTCTTATGTGGGTTCAACTTGGGTGCATCAGACTAATcaatgcttttttattttttttcatctcttcaattttttttaatttaatattttctaattGTTGAATATTAACACATAAACaagatttataatcaaatttattgcaCATGTTACATATATGTTTTAGGAGACAACATATAAGTTTCAGGAAGAAGAATTCATAAGTTCAAGTgaaagaaattttaaattttaaagagTAGAGTGATGCGTTTTCTTACCAGGgacaaaataagataaaaattaaGTTCCAAAAGCGCAGCTAAAAGTAACCCAATATACACCCACTTTGTTTTGATGATAAGAATTACAAGGAAGATATACATGCATGTGAAATTGAAACTACCATAACAATGACATTGACATTGACGTTGACATAAAATATTAGATTATATTATGCATTACCACACATATACAGAGGAGTTATAAATGATTCGAACCTAAATATTCTACCACCTACAACTACCCAACTGCAGCATTAAGCTTAACAAAAGGTGTTTTATTTCACTaaatagaaaaaggaaaagcaaaagaaactctttgattctttcttttttttttttgttttttgttttttggtgaaCAACTCTTTgattcttcttttgcttttataCAAAAAGACTTTTTAGCCATGTTGTGGTCTAAACCTAAATATTCTAGAAAACCCCGGCCcccaaaaaatgtaaaataccttttgctcaacttatcaaaactcaACATCCATAGTACTGAAACTGGGTAGCTCCAAAATTGCTCATAAActgtcctcctcctcctcctcctcttactGTTGCATTCATCTCTTCCTCTTCTACATTGAACCCTTCAACCTGCACAAAATTAACCTCATTAACTCTACGTTATTGCAATAATAGAAATTGTAAAATTTATCAAACAAAAAAGTAACGAAATTGTATATACAGAGTAATATTTTCTTATTAGACTTATAGTTATCAAACTGTGAACAATAAACGTAAATCACACCTTCATGCAAGAGTAACATGACCATTGTGTACAGATTCATAGtctcacaaattatattttaagGTAATTGATCAATATTATGTTACTATGTAAGTTTGTGATTAATTACCTTAATAGTTTATATGGTCAAACTTTTAACCCGTTGTCATAATATCGCTTAACAAGTATACACAAGATAATATTATATTGCTAGACTTGCGTTGTCAAATAAATTGCTAAATTCTAtaaatttgaactaaatgcGTTTGAATTCTCAGTCTAACAACATAGATAGTACAATGCCGTTGTCTAATGGctagaggaaaaaaaaagctttAGTTGTTCAAACTTGTTGGTACACGTTTAACAGAGGAAATTTAACAAATACTGAAATGTGAACAGAAAGTATTTTTACCCAGAGCTCATCTCCGTCTTCTTCTCTGGTACTTGAACATGCAGCTTTGAGAATCTCACCGGTCTCGTCGTTACGTGCAAATCTGCCACGTATGCGGGGTCGTTTGTCTGCTAGTGTTTTTCGACATGCATACTTTTCATATAGATAGAGTAACAAACAACCCGCATTAAGATTTAAACacaataataatctaatttaacACCTAAAAATTAGTGGATTTATGTAATAATTATATGTTTAATTACCTTAATTGTTTTGTTGAAGTTTCTCTGTGACCTTTTGGCTCTGTACTTTGAGattctctctttcctctcttcTGCACTGTACCTCCCCGTTTTGAAGTTTGCAGCTGCTTCTTCCATCACTGAGCTCTCTCTGGGAGCACGATTTGTTCgcaaattctaccaaaataaatggagaaaacaaaaaaaataagacatgggttttgattttaattaaacatggattaaatcaaaacaaacgcagagcaaattaattaaaattctgGAGAGTAATCTGACTTGCAAATCACCAGTGCTGGATACCCTTCTCATTTGACCAGGCAAAAGGCGGCTTTCCGGAGAGCTCAAGCTCAAAGCTTGGTCCTGAAAACTTGGGGACTCCATGAGAGAATCAAAGCTCGGCTGGAAGTAAAATCTAGGCTTGTTATTATTTCCATCAAAGCATTTGCTGCTGTAGCTCCTCTGAATAAACCTTGCGACATTCTCCGCCCCGCCATAGCTATGAGGCTCAAGAACTTGATGAAATTCTTCAGTTTTAACCTCCTGAGCATCAAAAAGAGATAAATTCGGCCACCCAATTGGCAAATTTGGACAATTTTGTTCCGTTTGGTGCAACTGGGTTTGCCGGTAAAGGCTTAGAGTTTCGAGCTGGTAACTTGGGGGAGAAGAAGAGAGGAGAGACGGAGAGTTATGGTCAGTTGCGTTTTGATGGCTTTGCTGGTCGGAGATTGCTTGGAGTTGGAGGAGGTCAATGTCCGAGAAGGGAGAGAATGGCTCGGAGAAGAACTGTAGGTCCGCCATTTCTGAGGTGGTGTCTGTTGCGTTTTGATGGCTTTGCTGGTCGGAGATTGCTTGGAGTTGGAGGAGGTCAATGTCCGAGAGGGGAGAGAATGGCTCGGAGAAGAACTGCTGGTCCGCCATTTCGGAGGAGGACATTATTGGAGaccccaaaagaaaatgaaaaagttgAAAACTGACCGGGAAAGTTACGAAGTAGGAAGAAGCAAAAGCAGTTACGTTTTGCTTTGCCTTTGCTTTTTGCGTAATTTGGTCGTGAAACGGCCAATATGTACTGACAAATTTGGGATGGTTTTATTAAAAGCCTTTTGGGAGTTACCGAGCGAAGAGACAAGCAAAAGCCATTTCTCGTCTCTCtcacacctctctctctctgtctaaaACTTTTGAAGGATTATTTCAAACATCACAGGAAGAGACCAATCCACTTCTCTGCTATGCTATAAATAGGACTGGATTTTGCACGTTTGCCCCCATTGTTTGTTAAAATTAAAAGGGTTCTCCATAAAAAAGAATTCATTTACTTAAGAATCGCAACACTTTCCCTCTTTGTTGTCGGCCAAacttttagattaaaatattaAGAATCACATCAATTTCCCAAGCTACAGAAaagccttatttttcttttctcctttggCTTCTTTTGAACCAAAAGTTCCATCACCACTAACATTAGGGATGGTTCGGTATAGAATTTCAAATCGAAAATGGGATATTGAAtcccaaattgaaaatttttaggatgaaaatttgaaggtTAATCTCAAACAAAAATTTCAGTATTCTCAATTTTTAGAATTCTCGAAATATTGAAAATATTTTCAATATTTCGGGATAGTTTGATATTTCCAAATTTCATACAAATTGAAATAGCAATCATTCATATCAAGTTAAATTAACAtgcaaccaaaataaaataagtaacaaacccaaaagtaaaaaaaaagtcaCAAACCTAATATGTTCGAAAACTAACAATACAATTTTTTGATTTTGTGTTGAAGAAATAGACACATTTATGGGAGGTTCGTACCAGCAAATGTGGTGATAAAGGATATGGTTACTTTAGACAACACCAATTATATTGCTACTAGTAGTTAGCAACAATTCAAatgtataataatatatatattatttattttcagtttggTATGGGATTACCAAAAGATTGAGTACACAATACCGAATCCCTACCGAAATTTCAAGATTGGTTCCGAATTTCAACCCGAAAACTTCAAAAATTTTGGTTTGAGatcggaatttttttttatttgattcggaattttcgggaattttttccagcctTAACTAACATAGGGCTGTTTCTTGTCTACCATTTGGACAATAGTTTATGAATAAAGTCGGTCCACTTAATAAACATATACCATTCGTGCACATACTTGGTATTATATGATTTTCTGTTCAATCATTTGCAGGAAAATTAACCAGTAAAGTTGTTTGGAACATGGAATTTTCTATGTACCAGCAAGGACTCTTTTCTTGGACCACCAATTGAACAGCTAAATGATCATCTTTTCGATCATCACTCATTTTTTTCTCAACATCTTCTCTTCTACCTCTACAAAGTTGATTCTTCTCTAATATCTTTCAAACAGTAGTGCTACATTGATCGAATTTATTTACGAAGCTTTGTTCATCAAAAGCActttattcaaaatttcaaatgtgTACGTCTTTTAGTCAAAGCCTATTTTATTCCATTTGAGGGTGTAATTTAAAattgggagactttggatgcggtccctaattaTGAAtaatctttgactgaaacttttttggttttcaatttttgatccaagtccctaaaattaattgataatttatttctatgtacgttactatattttttaaattaaaaattaaaatttatagttgtttatagtaatgagattttaaataaaaaacataatttgtgggattaaaaatattaaaatataaatatactattgtgtgtgtgtgtaaacatgggtacattcataaaaaataaccaaaaagttattgtatcaaaacatgggtacattcttcaaaatgggtacatttagcaaaaataaaaatgggtacaaataaataaaaaaatatgggtacaatacaaataaaactttaaaaaatatgggcacaaaaagaaattaatatatgggtacaaattaaaattgaaaggaaaattggtacaaattaaaaaagggttgcaaattaaaaatgggtacaaactaaaaataaaaatatatgataaaaaatttagccataaatataaatatactaattgtaacatttttaatattaaatgaatatatttagaaataaaaaatattttattattgaaataattaatgatattattaatacaaaggaccttgatcaaaaattgaaaagtaataaggttttaatcaatagagtagtaaaaataaggatgaaaacctaattactcctttAAAATTACTTTCTGTTT is drawn from Malus domestica chromosome 14, GDT2T_hap1 and contains these coding sequences:
- the LOC103436632 gene encoding uncharacterized protein; its protein translation is MSSSEMADQQFFSEPFSPLSDIDLLQLQAISDQQSHQNATDTTSEMADLQFFSEPFSPFSDIDLLQLQAISDQQSHQNATDHNSPSLLSSSPPSYQLETLSLYRQTQLHQTEQNCPNLPIGWPNLSLFDAQEVKTEEFHQVLEPHSYGGAENVARFIQRSYSSKCFDGNNNKPRFYFQPSFDSLMESPSFQDQALSLSSPESRLLPGQMRRVSSTGDLQNLRTNRAPRESSVMEEAAANFKTGRYSAEERKERISKYRAKRSQRNFNKTIKYACRKTLADKRPRIRGRFARNDETGEILKAACSSTREEDGDELWVEGFNVEEEEMNATVRGGGGGGQFMSNFGATQFQYYGC